The genomic stretch AAGTGCATTTTGTCAAAATCTGCCACGTTAGCTTTAAAAAAAGTGCAAGAAGATTTGAAAAAACAAGGTTTCGGAATCAAAATTTTTGATGCGTACAGACCACAACGCGCCGTAGATCATTTTCGTCGTTGGGCAAGAGATTTGAATGATACATTAATGAAGCAAGATTATTACCCGAATGTTGCCAAAAAAGATTTATTTCGTTTGCAATATATTGCAACACAATCGCGTCACAGTAGCGGAAGTACGGTTGATGTTTCCATTATCAATTTAGACACAAAAAAAGAACTTGATATGGGAAGTTCGTATGATTTCTTTGGAGAAATATCTTGGGTTGCGTATCAAAATTTAACCAAAACACAATTGCAAAATCGAAAACTATTACAAGATATTATGCAAAAAAATGGTTTTCGAAACTATCCAAAAGAATGGTGGCATTTTACCTTACGTGGCGAACCGTATAGAAATCAATATTTTGACTTTTCGATAAAATAAGAGTATAACTTATTGACAATATGTTAAGTAAGGTTTTCCCGTAAGTATTCTTTGCTGAAATTTATTAGATTGGGGTATTATTAATCTTAAACCAAAATAATATGTTACAAAATATTTTAAATTTTGAAGGTGTTCGTGAATTAAAAAAATCGGAACAAAACTCAATTAACGGCGGAAAAAAGCAATGTGGTATCAATGGAAATTGTGGTCCAGGAAACTGTTGCAATACGGCAGGTTGGTGTCAAGCAT from Kordia antarctica encodes the following:
- a CDS encoding M15 family metallopeptidase, yielding MHKLHYAVIALLFLISTRSDTHLPQGFVYVKDHIPTIEVELRYLCSDNFIGTHIDGYEAEKCILSKSATLALKKVQEDLKKQGFGIKIFDAYRPQRAVDHFRRWARDLNDTLMKQDYYPNVAKKDLFRLQYIATQSRHSSGSTVDVSIINLDTKKELDMGSSYDFFGEISWVAYQNLTKTQLQNRKLLQDIMQKNGFRNYPKEWWHFTLRGEPYRNQYFDFSIK